The proteins below are encoded in one region of Fibrella aestuarina BUZ 2:
- a CDS encoding Crp/Fnr family transcriptional regulator codes for MHQFNTFIAQYVSLTAYDLEAVNRCAKIRLVSKGRFYLQPGQVNGEFAFIQQGSLRISHLTPDGHELTGWLAMSGQSFCDLASFRDQRPSRFAVQALTDTTLLVISYADMQHLYQTVPGWQEFGRKLWEDVSVQLIELIVSFQAQPAEVRYERIRRESTLVQSAPLKYIAEFLGITPHTLSRLRRKK; via the coding sequence ATGCATCAGTTCAATACGTTCATAGCTCAATATGTCTCACTGACTGCCTATGACTTGGAAGCCGTCAACCGTTGCGCCAAAATCAGGCTGGTCAGCAAGGGCCGTTTCTACTTGCAACCGGGGCAGGTCAATGGCGAATTTGCTTTTATTCAACAAGGTAGCCTCCGAATTTCCCATCTTACACCCGACGGGCATGAACTGACGGGCTGGCTCGCCATGAGTGGCCAATCGTTTTGCGACTTGGCCAGTTTTCGCGATCAGCGACCTAGCCGTTTTGCCGTTCAGGCCCTGACCGATACCACATTACTGGTGATTTCGTATGCCGATATGCAGCATCTCTACCAGACGGTGCCGGGCTGGCAGGAATTTGGCCGTAAACTGTGGGAAGACGTGTCGGTGCAACTGATTGAGCTAATCGTTTCCTTTCAGGCACAGCCGGCCGAGGTTCGTTATGAGCGCATCCGTCGGGAAAGCACGCTTGTGCAGTCGGCACCCTTGAAATACATTGCCGAATTTTTGGGTATTACGCCACACACGCTGAGCCGCTTACGGCGAAAAAAATAA
- a CDS encoding vanadium-dependent haloperoxidase gives MLKQLLNNSGLIRTHLVAPLKIVLLGVGLFSVLQACRSTNGTDPVAPQTQTNRAADYSNDVALQWSDMHLRLVRNSPGFTPPVAARTFGYAGLAMYEAVVPGMPNNVSMVRQLQGLTALPQTTPSQTYNWALSANAAQAEVLRGLFANATAAYKTRVDSLEQALFNQFKTTDQEQNTRSADFGKRIGAAVFEWSKTDGGHEGYSRNFPTSFIPSTDPGLWRPTENGRTIPMQPYWGQNRTMLASTQAMTMPVPLAISTQVTSTYFAQYLEVYTKNKSLTQEEKEIAVWWSDDPSETFTPPGHSYNIARITARTAKADLGKAAETLARVGIAVSDAFVRCWKCKYLYNNERPYTYVRRTIDPTWVPFWPAPPFPGFPSGHSTQSAAMATVLTDLYGTTFALTDDSHVGRVRDAARNTDFKPRYYRSFWETAEESGWSRILGGIHTRQDNDTGLREGRAIGQNINELTWKR, from the coding sequence ATGTTAAAACAACTACTCAACAATAGCGGGTTGATACGTACCCACTTGGTGGCCCCCCTGAAGATCGTCTTACTGGGTGTAGGCCTGTTTTCGGTGCTTCAGGCTTGCCGCTCTACAAACGGCACCGATCCGGTTGCTCCACAAACCCAAACCAACCGGGCGGCTGACTATAGCAATGACGTGGCGCTGCAATGGAGCGATATGCACCTGCGGCTCGTGCGGAACAGTCCCGGTTTTACGCCACCCGTCGCCGCCCGTACGTTTGGGTATGCTGGCCTGGCGATGTACGAGGCGGTAGTGCCGGGAATGCCCAATAACGTATCGATGGTCCGGCAATTGCAAGGGCTGACGGCCCTGCCACAAACCACGCCTAGCCAAACGTACAACTGGGCCCTAAGCGCCAATGCGGCACAGGCCGAGGTGCTGCGCGGTTTATTTGCCAACGCGACTGCTGCCTACAAAACCCGCGTCGATTCGCTGGAGCAGGCATTATTCAATCAGTTTAAAACCACCGATCAGGAGCAAAACACGCGCTCGGCGGATTTTGGCAAGCGCATTGGGGCGGCTGTGTTTGAGTGGTCGAAAACCGATGGCGGGCACGAAGGCTACAGCCGAAACTTCCCGACCTCGTTTATTCCCAGCACCGATCCCGGCCTGTGGCGACCCACTGAAAACGGGCGAACCATCCCGATGCAGCCGTATTGGGGCCAAAATCGGACGATGCTCGCCTCGACGCAGGCCATGACCATGCCCGTACCGCTGGCCATCTCGACGCAGGTAACGTCGACCTATTTTGCGCAGTACCTTGAGGTGTATACCAAGAACAAATCCCTGACGCAGGAAGAGAAGGAAATCGCCGTTTGGTGGTCCGACGACCCCAGCGAGACGTTTACGCCACCTGGCCACTCGTACAACATTGCGCGGATTACGGCCCGTACGGCCAAAGCGGATCTGGGGAAGGCTGCTGAAACCCTGGCGCGCGTGGGTATTGCCGTATCCGACGCCTTTGTGCGTTGCTGGAAATGCAAATACTTGTATAACAATGAGCGGCCCTACACCTACGTCCGCCGGACCATCGACCCTACTTGGGTACCCTTCTGGCCGGCACCGCCGTTCCCCGGTTTTCCGTCGGGGCACTCTACACAGTCGGCGGCAATGGCAACGGTGCTGACGGATCTTTATGGAACTACGTTTGCTCTGACCGACGATTCACACGTAGGCCGGGTACGTGACGCCGCCCGCAACACCGATTTCAAGCCGCGGTATTACCGGTCGTTCTGGGAAACGGCCGAAGAGTCGGGCTGGTCGCGGATTCTGGGGGGCATCCACACCCGTCAGGATAACGACACGGGCCTGCGCGAAGGCCGCGCCATCGGCCAGAATATCAATGAGTTAACTTGGAAACGGTGA
- a CDS encoding phosphoglycerate kinase — MKTVDSYNFAGKKALVRVDFNVPLDKEYNITDDTRIKATIPTITKILNDGGSAILMSHLGRPKDGPTEKYSLKHLIPTLSKTFGREVKFADDCIGQSATDLAASLQPGEILLLENLRFYKEEEKGDVAFAEKLSKLGDVWVNDAFGTAHRAHASTAVVGQFFDDRVCGYVMLAEIENADKILNHAERPFVAIMGGAKISDKILIIERLLDTVDTLIIGGGMTYTFTKAQGGQIGKSLLEADKQELALEILKKAKEKGVNIVMPVDNVCADDFSNDANRQTVATGQIPDGWEGLDIGPESVKLFTGIVEGAKTILWNGPMGVFEFPNFATGTNAIAEAVVKATEENGAFSLIGGGDSASAINNAGYGDRVSYVSTGGGALLEYMEGKTLPGVAALQ, encoded by the coding sequence ATGAAGACTGTAGACTCTTACAATTTTGCGGGCAAGAAAGCCCTCGTCCGTGTCGATTTCAACGTACCCCTCGATAAAGAATACAACATCACCGACGATACGCGCATCAAAGCGACCATCCCGACGATCACGAAAATTCTGAACGATGGCGGGTCGGCGATTCTGATGTCGCACCTGGGCCGACCGAAAGATGGCCCAACCGAGAAGTATTCGCTGAAGCACCTGATTCCGACGTTGTCGAAGACGTTTGGCCGGGAAGTGAAGTTTGCCGATGACTGTATCGGCCAATCGGCGACCGATCTGGCGGCCAGCCTGCAACCAGGGGAAATTCTGCTGCTCGAAAACCTGCGTTTTTACAAGGAAGAAGAAAAAGGTGATGTGGCCTTTGCCGAAAAGCTCTCGAAACTCGGCGATGTGTGGGTAAACGACGCCTTCGGAACGGCGCACCGCGCACACGCCTCTACGGCGGTAGTTGGCCAATTCTTCGACGACCGCGTGTGTGGGTACGTGATGCTGGCCGAAATCGAAAATGCCGACAAGATTCTGAATCACGCCGAGCGGCCGTTTGTCGCGATCATGGGCGGGGCCAAAATCTCCGATAAAATCCTGATCATCGAACGCCTGCTCGATACGGTCGATACGCTGATCATCGGCGGGGGCATGACCTATACGTTTACCAAAGCGCAGGGCGGTCAGATTGGTAAGTCGCTGCTCGAAGCCGATAAACAGGAACTGGCGCTGGAAATCCTGAAAAAAGCGAAAGAAAAAGGCGTGAACATCGTCATGCCCGTCGACAACGTGTGTGCCGATGATTTCTCGAACGATGCCAACCGGCAAACCGTTGCCACGGGTCAGATTCCCGACGGCTGGGAAGGCCTCGACATTGGCCCCGAATCGGTGAAGCTGTTCACCGGCATCGTAGAAGGCGCCAAAACCATCCTCTGGAACGGCCCAATGGGCGTATTTGAATTCCCGAATTTTGCCACCGGCACCAACGCCATCGCCGAAGCGGTCGTGAAAGCAACCGAAGAAAACGGAGCGTTCTCGCTTATTGGCGGCGGAGACTCGGCGTCGGCCATCAACAACGCGGGCTACGGCGACCGCGTCAGCTACGTATCGACCGGCGGCGGCGCGCTCCTCGAGTACATGGAAGGCAAAACCCTCCCCGGCGTAGCAGCCCTTCAGTAA
- a CDS encoding SGNH/GDSL hydrolase family protein, translating to MKALYLLLPLLLAFTLPTKPKRIIFFGDSITQAGVQPGGYITKMQEMLAKQNKAADYELIGKGIGGNKVYDLYLRLDDDVLALKPDVVVIYVGVNDVWHKRTYGTGTDPDKFVKFYEALIRKIQANGGRVVLCTPAAIGEKTDFSNDQDGDLNAYSNLIRDLAARQNLPLCDLRKSFLDYNVRNNAGNKEKGILTTDRVHLNDTGNQFVADQLWAVLQGM from the coding sequence ATGAAAGCCCTTTATCTGTTGCTGCCACTCCTGTTGGCCTTCACCCTCCCCACGAAACCCAAACGCATCATTTTCTTCGGCGACTCTATCACGCAGGCAGGCGTTCAACCCGGCGGTTACATCACGAAAATGCAGGAGATGCTGGCTAAGCAGAACAAAGCGGCCGACTACGAACTTATCGGCAAGGGCATCGGGGGTAATAAAGTGTATGACCTCTACCTGCGCCTCGACGATGACGTGCTTGCCCTCAAACCCGATGTGGTGGTGATCTACGTTGGCGTCAACGACGTGTGGCACAAACGTACCTACGGCACGGGTACCGACCCCGACAAGTTTGTTAAGTTCTACGAAGCGCTTATCCGTAAGATTCAGGCCAACGGGGGCCGGGTAGTGCTCTGTACGCCCGCCGCCATTGGTGAAAAAACCGACTTCTCGAATGATCAGGACGGCGACCTCAACGCTTACAGCAACCTCATCCGTGACCTGGCCGCCCGCCAGAATCTGCCTCTCTGCGACCTCCGGAAATCCTTCCTGGATTATAATGTTCGGAATAACGCTGGCAACAAGGAAAAGGGCATCCTGACCACCGACCGCGTGCACCTCAACGATACGGGCAACCAATTCGTCGCCGACCAACTCTGGGCCGTATTGCAGGGAATGTAG
- a CDS encoding DinB family protein, with translation MQRTLLLDMLAQNELTCSFALNRITAENSRLRLTETSASVGFIYRHLAETMLLFGTFFGIPTNVQNTTMGRTDEGAVYDLAESHQLLADGYAQFRKLVETTPDDAWLQPIDTPFFGTVSWGRLFGHVLFHNAHHTGQIAMALAHGTELR, from the coding sequence ATGCAGCGCACCCTTTTGCTCGATATGCTTGCCCAGAATGAACTGACCTGCTCGTTTGCGCTGAACCGGATTACGGCCGAGAACAGCCGGTTACGCCTGACGGAGACCAGCGCGTCGGTCGGGTTTATCTACCGCCATCTGGCCGAGACCATGCTGCTATTCGGTACGTTTTTCGGTATACCCACCAACGTACAAAACACCACGATGGGCCGCACCGACGAAGGGGCCGTGTATGACCTTGCCGAAAGCCATCAGCTGCTTGCCGACGGCTACGCCCAATTCAGGAAGCTGGTTGAGACAACGCCTGACGATGCCTGGCTACAACCCATTGACACCCCCTTTTTCGGGACGGTATCGTGGGGGCGGCTGTTTGGGCATGTATTGTTTCACAACGCGCACCATACGGGGCAGATTGCCATGGCGTTGGCACACGGAACTGAGCTGCGCTAA
- a CDS encoding alpha/beta fold hydrolase, with product MKKIRSYLPILLLVVIVGLYRTDLTVTELKARYTDASSAFMNLDGMDVHYRLEGNPADSVPLVLIHGTGSMLQTWDGWVNALRDSRRIVRLDLPGYGLTGPHPQNEASIQYYTRFMALFIERLGFKRCDVAGNSLGGNIAWHMALMGPDRVRQLILIDAAGYPFTPKSVPIGFRLAQLPLVNGLIAKLTPDALFRSSLENLYHNDGLVTDTLVQRYADLNRREGNRQAFVRRQPALDSLWLRIGQIRQPTLILWGQHDNLIPVEVAQRFHRDLPNDTLIIYPNAGHVPMEELPAQTVADYRNWSVRQPGH from the coding sequence TTGAAAAAGATACGTTCCTATCTCCCTATCCTGCTGCTAGTCGTCATCGTCGGTCTGTACCGCACCGACCTTACCGTTACCGAGCTTAAAGCCCGCTATACCGATGCCAGTTCCGCCTTCATGAACCTGGATGGCATGGATGTGCATTACCGGCTGGAAGGAAACCCCGCCGATTCGGTCCCGTTGGTGCTGATTCATGGCACTGGGTCCATGCTGCAAACTTGGGACGGCTGGGTCAATGCCCTACGCGACAGCCGACGCATTGTCCGGCTCGATTTGCCGGGTTATGGGCTGACCGGCCCGCACCCGCAAAACGAAGCGTCGATTCAGTACTACACCCGGTTTATGGCGCTGTTCATCGAACGGCTGGGCTTCAAGCGCTGCGACGTGGCGGGCAATTCACTGGGTGGCAACATCGCCTGGCATATGGCGCTGATGGGTCCCGACCGGGTACGTCAATTGATTCTGATCGACGCGGCGGGCTACCCGTTTACGCCTAAATCGGTGCCTATTGGCTTCCGGCTCGCGCAGTTACCGCTGGTTAATGGTCTGATAGCGAAGCTGACGCCCGACGCGCTGTTTCGTAGCAGTCTCGAAAACCTGTATCATAACGATGGACTCGTGACGGATACGCTCGTGCAGCGCTACGCCGACCTGAATCGCCGCGAAGGGAACCGGCAGGCGTTTGTTCGTCGGCAACCCGCGCTCGACTCGCTCTGGCTACGCATCGGCCAGATTCGCCAACCGACGCTGATTCTATGGGGCCAACACGACAACCTGATCCCGGTGGAGGTGGCGCAACGCTTTCACCGCGACTTGCCCAACGATACGCTCATCATCTACCCGAATGCGGGCCACGTACCCATGGAAGAGTTGCCCGCCCAGACTGTTGCTGACTACCGAAACTGGTCGGTGCGGCAGCCAGGGCATTAG
- a CDS encoding RidA family protein encodes MARQTILSGSPWEDKMGYCRAVKIGNVIEVSGTVAIVDGQAVTATDITAQTQNILDRVASVLAGLGASMADVVRTRMFTTDVSRWEEIAVAHGAVFGDIKPTTSIYEVSALIAPEYLIEIEFTAILSD; translated from the coding sequence ATGGCAAGACAAACGATCCTGTCGGGTTCGCCCTGGGAAGACAAAATGGGCTATTGCCGGGCCGTCAAGATCGGCAACGTCATTGAAGTGTCGGGCACAGTCGCTATCGTGGATGGCCAAGCCGTAACCGCCACCGATATCACGGCCCAGACCCAGAACATATTGGACCGTGTGGCCAGTGTACTGGCTGGATTGGGGGCGTCGATGGCTGACGTGGTGCGTACCCGGATGTTCACCACCGATGTGTCGCGCTGGGAGGAAATTGCCGTGGCGCATGGCGCGGTGTTTGGCGACATCAAACCGACCACCAGTATTTACGAAGTCAGTGCCCTGATTGCGCCCGAATACCTCATCGAAATCGAATTCACGGCTATCCTGAGTGACTAA